A single region of the Podospora pseudopauciseta strain CBS 411.78 chromosome 1, whole genome shotgun sequence genome encodes:
- the pzh1 gene encoding serine/threonine protein phosphatase Pzh1 (EggNog:ENOG503NUEW; COG:T) translates to MGNQSSKESGSSAKGAANGDRTGPEGFQSYPSFSRSDTRESSRSFRSLRSKIPGSNRTDSPRSSALIVNGDANEKADVTGGRSARSSQSRVLRADSIPSPSSPSSVDTAVPTSPVADDLPPPSPIQSASMKAGYHDVSAAQASGEVDHVSDQPPSGAGSSALPAQPAGQSILVKRDDAVNLVNNSPNESGKEDAGVTMSEIKDIDLDDFIKRLLDAAYAGKVTKGVCLKNAEITAICHRAREVFLSQPALLELDAPVKIVGDVHGQYTDLIRMFEMCGFPPNSNYLFLGDYVDRGKQSLETILLLLCYKLKYPENFFLLRGNHECANVTRVYGFYDECKRRCNVKIWKTFVDTFNTLPIAAIVAAKIFCVHGGLSPALSHMDDIRNIARPTDVPDYGLLNDLLWSDPADMESDWESNERGVSYCFGKKVIVDFLAANDFDLVCRAHMVVEDGYEFFTDRVLVTVFSAPNYCGEFDNWGAVMSVSTELLCSFELLKPLDSNALKNHIKKGRNKRNQILNSPPASVYPQSV, encoded by the exons ATGGGCAACCAATCCTCCAAGGAGTCCGGATCGTCGGCCAAGGGTGCCGCTAATGGCGACCGGACCGGCCCCGAGGGCTTCCAGTCGTATCCTTCGTTCAGCAGGTCCGACACCAGAGAGTCATCTAGGTCTTTTCGCTCCCTGCGCTCCAAGATCCCAGGGTCCAACAGGACAGACAGTCCTAGGAGCTCGGCACTCATTGTGAACGGTGATGCGAACGAAAAGGCGGATGTTACAGGTGGCAGGAGCGCAAGATCGTCCCAGTCACGCGTCTTACGTGCCGATTCTATCCCGTCCCCCAGCTCACCGTCATCGGTCGATACTGCCGTGCCGACTTCTCCCGTGGCTGATGACCttccgccgccctcgccgatACAATCCGCGTCCATGAAGGCGGGATACCACGATGTCTCGGCTGCGCAGGCCAGCGGGGAGGTGGACCACGTTTCGGACCAACCGCCCTCGGGTGCCGGCAGTTCAGCCCTTCCTGCACAACCGGCGGGCCAGTCCATCCTGGTGAAGCGCGATGACGCTGTCAATTTGGTTAACAACTCACCCAATGAGTCTGGAAAGGAAGATGCTGGAGTCACCATGAGTGAGATCAAGGATATTGACCTGGATGATTTCATCAAGCGCCTTCTCGATGCCGCCTACGCCGGCAAAGTCACAAAAGGAGTGTGTCTCAAGAATGCCGAAATCACGGCGATCTGCCATCGGGCTCGGGAAGTTTTCCTTTCCCAGCCCGCCCTTCTCGAGCTGGACGCGCCCGTCAAGATAGTAGGAGACGTGCACGGCCAGTATACCGACCTGATTCGGATGTTCGAGATGTGCGGGTTTCCCCCAAACTCCAACTACCTGTTCTTGGGCGACTACGTGGATCGTGGCAAGCAGTCTCTGGAGACCATCCTGCTTTTGCTCTGCTACAAGCTCAAGTATCCCGAGAACTTCTTCTTGCTGCGTGGAAATCACGAATGCGCCAATGTCACGCGCGTATACGGATTCTACGATGAGTGCAAACGGAGATGCAACGTGAAGATTTGGAAGACATTCGTCGACACGTTCAACACGCTTCCCATTGCGGCTATCGTCGCTGCCAAGATCTTCTGTGTCCACGGAGGACTTTCGCCGGCTCTCAGCCACATGGACGATATCAGGAACATTGCTAGGCCTACCGATGTCCCTGACTACGGCTTGCTCAACGACCTTTTGTGGTCTGATCCGGCAGACATGGAGTCAGACTGGGAGTCAAACGAACGCGGTGTCAGTTACTGCTTCGGGAAAAAGGTCATCGTTGACTTTTTGGCCGCCAATGACTTTGATCTTGTTTGTCGCGCCCACATGGTTGTTGAAGACGGCTACGAATTCTTTACGGATCGTGTTCTCGTCACAGTCTTCAGCGCTCCCAAC TACTGTGGCGAATTTGACAACTGGGGTGCCGTTATGTCGGTATCAACCGAACTTCTTTGCAGCTTTGAGCTCCTCAAACCTCTTGACTCTAATGCACTCAAGAATCATATTAAGAAGGGGCGGAACAAGCGCAACCAAATCCTTAACAGCCCG CCTGCGAGTGTGTATCCTCAGAGCGTCTGA
- a CDS encoding hypothetical protein (COG:S; EggNog:ENOG503P1BV): protein MANFGRVVCVALPFLLTLASLISLLVAGLAGVADKSLYMFQVNTTNLSIDPLTAANLISKATGGKDVETVFNDAVNDALNTRQDTQTTNITAADLSLYDLYDVGLWGYCYTPQNGSRECTRPAFDWATNVLNTTTGDLNSMLTLTGQNVTLPKEITDAVKAFSTVSKWTQVVFIISYVALGVALFFGLFANCSRAFSCITWLLAAFAAVAVCASAALATATAVVVVGAVEGSAKIYGVRADFNTRFLAAVWIAAAFALAAALFWVFTICCCAPEKRSGHKRNRSSDEGEKLMGTGPYQRLDQPQGYQGYQQQWPAATAGNGGYGRQTGGAYEPYSHSRV from the coding sequence ATGGCCAACTTTGGGCGCGTCGTCTGCGTCGCCCTCCCCTTTTTACTaaccctcgcctccctcatATCCCTCCTCGTTGCCGGCCTCGCGGGCGTAGCCGATAAGTCGTTGTACATGTTTCAAGTAAACacaaccaacctctccatcgaCCCCCTCACAGCCGCCAACCTCATCTCCAAAGCCACCGGCGGCAAGGACGTCGAGACGGTCTTCAACGACGCCGTAAACGACGCCCTCAACACCCGCCAGGAcacccaaaccaccaacatcaccgccgccgatCTTTCTCTCTATGACCTCTACGACGTTGGGCTTTGGGGCTACTGCTACACGCCTCAGAATGGCTCAAGAGAGTGCACCAGGCCCGCCTTTGACTGGGCCACTAACGTCCTGAACACCACCACTGGCGACCTCAACTCCATGTTGACCCTCACTGGTCAAAAcgtcaccctccccaagGAAATCACCGACGCGGTCAAGGCCTTCTCCACCGTCTCCAAATGGACCCAAGTCGTCTTTATCATCTCCTACGTCGCCCTTGGCGTGGCTCTCTTCTTTGGCCTGTTTGCCAACTGTTCCAGGGCATTTAGTTGCATCACCTGGCTGCTCGCCGCTTTCGCCGCCGTTGCCGTCTGCGCCAGTGCCGCGCTTGCAACTGCCACCGCTGTCGTGGTCGTCGGAGCGGTAGAGGGCTCGGCTAAGATCTATGGTGTTCGCGCCGACTTTAACACGAGGTTCCTGGCCGCGGTGTGGATCGCTGCTGCGTTCGCTCTTGCGGCGGCGCTGTTCTGGGTGTTTACCATTTGCTGCTGTGCGCCCGAGAAGAGGAGTGGTCACAAGAGGAACAGGAGcagtgatgagggggagaagcTTATGGGTACCGGGCCGTACCAGAGGTTGGATCAGCCGCAGGGGTATCAGGGTTACCAGCAGCAGTGGCCTGCGGCTACcgctgggaatggggggtATGGAAGGCAGACGGGCGGTGCGTATGAGCCGTATTCTCATAGCAGGGTTTAA